Proteins encoded within one genomic window of Prauserella marina:
- a CDS encoding methionyl-tRNA formyltransferase, with translation MRVVMFGYQTWGHRTLRALLDSEHEVVLVVTHPKSDHAYERIWADSVADLATEHDVDVVLRNRPDAELTARLTELRPDLIVANNWRTWLPPEIFTLPRYGTLNVHDSLLPAYAGFSPLIWALINGEREVGVTAHMMDVELDAGPIIRQRAVEVGPKDTATDLFHRTVDLIEPVVREAIADIAEGRTEGTPQDRDKASFFHKRSLVDSRIDWSWPAEDIERLVRAQSDPYPNAYTFHKGERIRVTKASVSDGRYGGTPGRIFIPEGDGVVIVAGADARYGRNHGLTIEAVRTEDGTDYKATDYFRTMGGYLGAG, from the coding sequence ATGCGGGTCGTCATGTTCGGGTATCAGACGTGGGGGCACCGGACCCTGCGCGCGTTGCTCGACTCGGAGCACGAGGTCGTACTGGTGGTCACCCACCCCAAGTCCGACCACGCCTACGAACGGATCTGGGCCGACTCCGTCGCCGACCTTGCTACCGAACACGACGTCGACGTGGTGCTGCGCAACCGCCCCGACGCGGAACTCACCGCGCGACTCACCGAACTGCGTCCTGACCTCATCGTCGCCAACAACTGGCGAACCTGGTTGCCACCGGAGATCTTCACCCTTCCCCGGTACGGCACGCTCAACGTCCACGACTCGCTACTGCCTGCCTACGCGGGCTTTTCACCGCTCATCTGGGCGCTCATCAACGGAGAACGGGAAGTCGGCGTCACCGCGCACATGATGGATGTCGAGCTCGACGCGGGACCGATCATCAGGCAGCGCGCCGTCGAGGTCGGCCCGAAGGACACCGCGACGGATCTCTTCCACCGGACCGTCGACCTCATCGAACCCGTTGTGCGCGAAGCCATTGCCGACATCGCGGAAGGCAGGACGGAGGGAACTCCGCAGGACCGCGACAAGGCCAGCTTCTTTCACAAACGCTCCCTTGTGGACAGTCGCATCGACTGGAGCTGGCCGGCCGAGGACATCGAGCGCTTGGTACGTGCACAGTCGGACCCCTATCCCAACGCCTACACGTTCCACAAGGGCGAGCGCATCCGCGTCACCAAAGCCTCGGTGTCCGATGGCCGCTACGGCGGTACCCCCGGCCGGATCTTCATCCCCGAAGGCGACGGCGTCGTGATCGTCGCGGGCGCCGACGCGCGCTACGGCCGCAATCACGGGCTCACCATCGAGGCGGTCCGGACCGAGGACGGCACCGACTACAAGGCAACGGACTATTTCCGCACCATGGGCGGCTACCTCGGCGCCGGCTGA
- a CDS encoding iron-siderophore ABC transporter substrate-binding protein, protein MSPNNRRSAMERLRLPVLLAGVMVLLAVLAGCGGSSEPAERDSASGGPFPVTIEHKYGSTVIEHKPERVITLGLSDQDAVLALGVKPVGVVDWFKERPYGKWPWTKEKWGNTEPAIVGERDDYNMERIGELGPDLIIAQYSGMTKQQYDTLSELAPVVAQPKGYPDYAAPWQDMARPIGKALGQEAEMNELIDEMDQRYAEVREQHPQFAEQTLIVADSFEPGVFSAFTAADPKAIFFKELGFRLDGKIDELAEEGANTVELSAEQLSTLDTDRLVWVTSSKEANDRIRAESLYQKLKVHQEGRDLFVPYENPDIGAAFSFNTVLSIPYAIDEMVPRLTGQ, encoded by the coding sequence ATGTCCCCCAACAATCGCAGATCCGCAATGGAGCGGCTGCGTCTTCCGGTGTTGCTCGCCGGTGTGATGGTTCTGCTCGCCGTACTCGCCGGGTGCGGTGGTTCTTCGGAACCTGCCGAGCGGGATTCCGCGAGCGGTGGCCCTTTCCCGGTGACCATCGAGCACAAGTACGGCAGCACGGTGATCGAGCACAAACCGGAGCGGGTGATCACGCTCGGCCTTTCCGACCAGGACGCCGTTCTGGCGCTCGGGGTCAAGCCGGTCGGCGTCGTCGACTGGTTCAAGGAGCGGCCATACGGAAAGTGGCCGTGGACAAAGGAAAAGTGGGGGAATACCGAGCCTGCGATCGTCGGTGAACGCGACGACTACAACATGGAACGGATCGGCGAGCTGGGGCCTGATCTCATCATCGCGCAGTACTCGGGGATGACGAAGCAGCAATACGACACTCTTTCCGAACTGGCGCCCGTTGTCGCACAGCCGAAAGGGTACCCCGACTACGCGGCACCATGGCAGGACATGGCGAGGCCGATCGGCAAGGCGCTCGGCCAGGAGGCCGAGATGAACGAGCTGATCGACGAGATGGATCAGCGCTATGCCGAGGTACGTGAGCAGCATCCCCAATTCGCCGAGCAGACCTTGATCGTCGCCGACAGCTTCGAGCCGGGAGTCTTCTCCGCGTTCACCGCCGCCGACCCGAAGGCGATTTTCTTCAAGGAACTGGGTTTCCGGCTCGACGGAAAGATCGACGAACTCGCCGAGGAAGGCGCCAACACCGTCGAACTGAGCGCCGAACAACTCAGCACATTGGACACCGACCGGCTCGTGTGGGTCACCTCCAGCAAGGAAGCCAACGACCGCATCAGGGCCGAATCGCTCTACCAGAAGCTCAAGGTTCACCAGGAAGGGCGCGATCTGTTCGTTCCGTACGAGAACCCGGACATCGGTGCCGCCTTCTCGTTCAACACCGTGCTTTCGATCCCTTACGCCATTGACGAGATGGTTCCCCGCCTGACCGGCCAGTGA
- a CDS encoding lysine N(6)-hydroxylase/L-ornithine N(5)-oxygenase family protein gives MAEGLLAQGTPVYDLIGVGFGPANLALAIAVAEHNATTNDPVTAHFLERQERFGWHRGMLIDDATMQVSFLKDLVTLRNPASDFSFLAYLKAKERLVDFVNHKTLFPLRVEFHDYFEWAAAKVDDMVTYAHEVERVLPVRSAEGEVVFFDVVTPNGETYRARNLVMATGLSPSLPDGIDRSERIWHNSELLHRVGDIGSAERFVVVGAGQSAAEVTAFLHGRFAEAEVCSVFSRFGYSPSDDSAFANRIFDPAAVDEFYAAPDEVKRRLMGYHANTNYSVVDIELIDDLYRRLYREKVLGDNRLRIFNAARLTEVVDTGSGVRATVESLTSGEKTVLDADIAVYATGYRPSDFLSAFGELAPCCRRDDSGRPRVERDYQVRTSDDVVGGIYLQGGNTEHTHGITSSLLSNNAVRSGEILASVLDLRSSNKDAQAAARYAVSGSGA, from the coding sequence ATGGCAGAGGGATTGCTTGCGCAAGGAACGCCGGTATACGACCTGATCGGTGTTGGTTTCGGACCGGCCAACCTTGCGCTGGCGATCGCGGTGGCCGAGCACAACGCCACCACGAACGATCCGGTGACAGCGCACTTCCTTGAACGGCAGGAACGTTTCGGCTGGCACAGAGGCATGCTCATCGACGACGCCACCATGCAGGTCTCCTTTCTCAAGGACCTGGTGACCCTGCGCAATCCGGCCAGCGACTTCAGCTTTCTCGCTTATCTCAAGGCCAAAGAGCGGCTTGTCGACTTCGTGAACCACAAGACGCTGTTCCCGCTGCGGGTCGAGTTCCACGACTACTTCGAATGGGCCGCGGCAAAGGTCGACGACATGGTGACCTACGCGCACGAGGTCGAGCGAGTTCTACCGGTGCGTTCCGCCGAAGGTGAGGTGGTCTTCTTCGATGTCGTGACACCGAATGGCGAGACGTACCGGGCGCGCAACCTCGTGATGGCCACCGGTTTGTCGCCGTCGTTGCCCGATGGCATCGACCGGTCGGAGCGCATCTGGCACAACAGCGAACTGCTCCACCGGGTCGGCGATATCGGCTCCGCTGAACGATTTGTCGTTGTCGGCGCCGGGCAGAGCGCGGCCGAGGTCACCGCGTTCCTGCACGGAAGGTTCGCCGAAGCCGAGGTGTGCTCCGTGTTCTCGCGCTTCGGGTACAGCCCCTCGGACGACAGTGCCTTCGCCAACCGGATCTTCGACCCCGCGGCCGTCGACGAGTTCTACGCCGCGCCCGACGAGGTCAAGCGCAGGCTCATGGGCTACCACGCCAACACCAACTACTCGGTGGTCGACATCGAGTTGATCGACGATCTCTACCGTCGGCTGTACCGGGAAAAAGTCTTGGGGGACAACCGGTTGCGGATCTTCAACGCGGCGAGGCTGACCGAGGTGGTGGACACCGGCTCGGGTGTCAGGGCGACCGTCGAATCGCTCACCAGCGGCGAGAAGACCGTGCTCGACGCCGACATCGCGGTGTACGCGACGGGATACCGGCCGAGCGACTTCCTGTCGGCCTTCGGTGAACTCGCGCCGTGCTGCCGCAGGGACGATTCCGGAAGGCCCCGCGTCGAGCGTGACTATCAGGTGCGCACGAGCGACGACGTCGTCGGCGGGATCTATCTGCAAGGCGGCAACACCGAGCACACGCACGGCATCACCTCGTCCCTACTGTCGAACAACGCCGTTCGTTCAGGGGAGATTCTTGCCTCGGTGCTCGATCTTCGATCGTCCAACAAGGACGCTCAGGCTGCCGCGCGGTACGCGGTCAGTGGCAGCGGTGCTTAA